The following proteins are co-located in the Bacillota bacterium genome:
- a CDS encoding HD domain-containing protein — translation MTLEEIKEKLKKNIKPERYIHSINVMNTASDLAGYYSVDKRKAEVAGILHDCARDFQKENMYELCREFGIEIDEIKKRQPELLHGPVGAYIAEADYGIKDEAILEAIRVHTTGKENMSMLEKIIFISDYIEPGRKFPGVNNIREWALKDIDRAMVFAFDSTIRYVLEKGTLLHPDTVSARNYIIMHSVRWHRSPD, via the coding sequence GTGACATTAGAAGAAATAAAAGAGAAACTAAAGAAAAATATTAAACCTGAGAGGTATATACATTCAATAAATGTGATGAATACTGCATCAGACCTTGCCGGCTATTACAGCGTGGATAAAAGAAAGGCGGAGGTGGCCGGCATTTTGCATGATTGCGCACGGGATTTTCAAAAGGAGAATATGTATGAGCTCTGTAGAGAGTTTGGTATTGAAATTGATGAAATAAAAAAAAGACAGCCGGAGCTTTTACATGGGCCGGTTGGTGCATATATTGCCGAAGCTGACTATGGTATTAAAGACGAGGCAATATTGGAGGCAATAAGGGTCCATACTACCGGCAAAGAAAATATGAGCATGTTGGAAAAGATAATATTCATTTCCGATTATATAGAACCGGGGAGAAAATTTCCAGGTGTTAATAATATTAGGGAGTGGGCGCTAAAAGATATTGATAGAGCTATGGTGTTTGCTTTTGACAGTACTATAAGATATGTGCTTGAAAAGGGAACACTGCTGCATCCTGATACAGTCAGTGCTAGAAATTATATCATAATGCATTCTGTAAGATGGCATAGAAGTCCGGACTAA
- the rsfS gene encoding ribosome silencing factor: MESAVLVEKMAEILKEKKARDIDIIDITNVTILADYFIICSGTSTIHIKTLADELDLKLRELGILLHHMEGYESARWILMDYGNVIVHIFHEEERRFYNLERLWADGIMIRK; encoded by the coding sequence TTGGAAAGTGCTGTTCTGGTTGAAAAAATGGCCGAAATATTAAAAGAAAAAAAAGCAAGGGACATTGATATCATAGATATTACTAACGTTACTATTCTTGCAGATTACTTTATAATATGCTCGGGAACTTCTACTATTCATATAAAAACCCTTGCTGATGAGCTAGATTTAAAATTAAGGGAGTTGGGTATTCTTCTGCATCATATGGAAGGGTATGAGAGCGCACGATGGATATTGATGGATTATGGAAACGTGATAGTCCATATTTTTCATGAAGAAGAAAGAAGATTTTATAACCTTGAGAGATTGTGGGCTGATGGAATAATGATAAGAAAATAG
- a CDS encoding leucine--tRNA ligase encodes MNYNFKEIEKKWQKKWLDEKVFKTEKSQKPKYYVLEMFPYPSGKLHMGHVRNYSIGDVVARFKRMEGYNVLHPMGWDAFGLPAENAAIKNNVPPDSWTRSNIDNMRKQLKELGISYDWDREVTTCQPDYYKWTQWMFLQMYKNGLAYKKKANVNWCSSCATVLANEQVVNGKCERCHTEVGKKDLEQWFFRITKYAQRLLDDIERLEGWPEKVKVMQQNWIGKSEGVEVEFMIEGMDKAVRIYTTRPDTIYGVTYMVMAPEHEMVKDIIKSMPQERECLEFIEHTQLMNEITRTSEETEKEGVFTGRYVINPLNGDRVPLYLGNYVLAEYGTGVVMAVPAHDERDFKFAKKYGLPIKVVIQPEGKELDPDTMKEAFVDVGYLVNSGMFNGIRSDEAILKIIEYIEEKGYGERKVNYKIRDWLISRQRYWGAPIPIIYCEDCGIVPVPEEDLPVILPIDVTFTKKGESPLLKDKAFLDANCPKCGKKGRRETDTMDTFVCSSWYFLRYCDPCNTEMPFKKESVDYWMPVDQYIGGVEHAILHLLYSRFFMKALYDMGYVSYDEPFINLLTQGMVLKDGAKMSKSLGNVVSPEEIIEKYGADTARLFILFASPPEKDLEWSEQGVEGCYRFINRVWRIVNECRYVFGKGDVKEGITKAELCKLTREDPKFKLTKEDRELRYAINYAIKKVTEDIRERFNFNTAISAVMELVNALYAYKDKVDDSLKNHYILKEAIENLIILLAPFIPHITEELWTSIGKDDSVHSQKWPSYDADALVKDEVEIVIQINGRVRDRIMIPAGLSYEETREEAMKTQKVKDLLDGKDVAKVIVVPGKLVNIVVK; translated from the coding sequence ATGAATTACAATTTTAAAGAAATTGAAAAAAAGTGGCAAAAAAAGTGGTTGGATGAAAAGGTTTTTAAGACGGAAAAGTCTCAAAAACCGAAATATTATGTACTTGAAATGTTTCCTTATCCTTCAGGCAAGCTTCATATGGGACATGTGAGGAATTATTCAATAGGTGATGTAGTTGCCAGGTTTAAAAGAATGGAAGGATATAATGTTCTTCACCCTATGGGATGGGATGCCTTTGGACTTCCTGCCGAAAATGCGGCTATAAAAAATAATGTGCCTCCTGATAGCTGGACACGCTCAAATATTGACAACATGCGAAAACAACTTAAAGAGTTGGGAATAAGTTATGACTGGGACAGGGAGGTTACTACCTGTCAACCCGATTATTATAAATGGACACAATGGATGTTTCTGCAAATGTATAAAAATGGCCTTGCATACAAGAAAAAGGCCAATGTTAATTGGTGCTCTTCCTGTGCCACTGTACTTGCCAATGAACAGGTGGTAAATGGCAAATGTGAACGGTGCCATACTGAAGTTGGGAAAAAAGACTTGGAACAATGGTTTTTCAGGATAACCAAATATGCCCAAAGGTTGCTGGATGATATTGAAAGGTTGGAAGGATGGCCTGAAAAGGTAAAGGTCATGCAGCAAAACTGGATAGGAAAGAGTGAAGGCGTAGAAGTGGAATTTATGATAGAAGGTATGGACAAAGCGGTGAGAATTTACACCACTAGGCCTGATACCATCTATGGTGTTACTTATATGGTTATGGCACCCGAGCACGAAATGGTAAAGGATATAATAAAAAGTATGCCCCAGGAGAGGGAATGCCTGGAATTTATTGAGCATACACAACTCATGAATGAAATCACAAGGACTTCCGAAGAAACTGAAAAAGAAGGGGTTTTTACAGGGAGGTATGTAATTAATCCTTTGAATGGAGATAGAGTTCCTTTATACCTTGGCAATTACGTACTTGCAGAGTATGGTACAGGTGTTGTTATGGCAGTGCCTGCTCATGATGAACGAGATTTCAAATTTGCCAAAAAATACGGACTACCAATAAAAGTTGTAATTCAACCAGAAGGAAAAGAACTGGACCCGGATACAATGAAAGAAGCCTTTGTTGATGTAGGCTATCTGGTAAACTCTGGTATGTTCAACGGTATAAGAAGTGACGAAGCTATTTTAAAAATAATTGAATATATTGAAGAAAAGGGATATGGTGAGAGAAAAGTCAATTATAAAATAAGAGATTGGCTTATTTCCAGGCAGAGGTATTGGGGGGCACCAATTCCAATTATTTATTGTGAAGACTGCGGAATAGTACCTGTGCCTGAAGAAGATTTACCTGTAATCCTCCCTATAGATGTTACTTTTACAAAGAAAGGAGAGTCTCCTCTTTTAAAAGATAAAGCTTTCTTGGATGCAAACTGTCCTAAGTGCGGTAAAAAAGGCAGAAGGGAAACGGATACAATGGATACATTTGTATGCTCCTCCTGGTATTTCTTAAGGTACTGTGACCCTTGCAATACTGAAATGCCTTTTAAGAAAGAAAGTGTTGATTATTGGATGCCCGTTGACCAGTATATAGGTGGGGTTGAGCATGCAATCCTCCATCTTCTCTATTCAAGATTCTTTATGAAGGCACTGTATGATATGGGCTATGTGTCATATGACGAACCTTTTATCAATCTTTTGACACAGGGTATGGTGTTGAAGGATGGAGCTAAAATGTCTAAATCTTTAGGCAATGTTGTGAGCCCCGAAGAAATTATTGAAAAGTATGGTGCAGACACGGCCCGGTTATTCATCCTCTTTGCCTCTCCACCTGAAAAGGATCTGGAATGGAGCGAACAGGGAGTCGAAGGTTGTTACCGGTTTATAAACAGGGTATGGAGAATAGTGAATGAATGTAGGTATGTATTTGGCAAGGGGGATGTAAAAGAAGGAATAACTAAAGCCGAATTATGTAAATTAACTAGAGAAGACCCTAAATTTAAATTAACTAAAGAAGACAGGGAGTTAAGATATGCTATAAATTACGCTATTAAAAAAGTAACTGAAGATATTCGGGAAAGGTTTAACTTTAATACGGCTATAAGCGCCGTCATGGAGCTCGTGAATGCTCTGTATGCCTATAAAGATAAAGTGGACGATAGTTTGAAAAATCATTATATTTTGAAAGAAGCAATAGAAAACTTAATTATTCTGTTAGCGCCTTTTATTCCTCATATTACAGAGGAGCTTTGGACATCCATAGGGAAAGATGACAGCGTGCACAGCCAAAAATGGCCTTCTTATGATGCCGATGCCCTTGTAAAAGATGAGGTTGAAATAGTTATACAAATAAACGGTAGGGTTAGGGATAGAATAATGATTCCTGCAGGGTTAAGCTATGAAGAAACCAGGGAAGAGGCTATGAAAACCCAGAAAGTGAAAGATTTGCTTGACGGCAAGGATGTCGCCAAGGTCATTGTAGTTCCCGGCAAACTGGTTAATATTGTTGTGAAATAG